DNA from Brassica napus cultivar Da-Ae chromosome C4, Da-Ae, whole genome shotgun sequence:
gaattaaaaatatttttaatatatatatatattattaaaactattttttgtaattattaaactattttttatttattaaaactattttttgtttattagaactatttttatatatttattaaatatttttaatatctataaatctttttttgtgattaaattatttgggattttaaaaaaaaaaaattaatttatatatttctgtatttattaaatatattttttttaatttacaggtcttatgatgatcagacccgacCTCGACAGCATccttgaaggacaaggatgatcgcatatctttgttggagacccagatggtggctcaacaggcgggctatgacgcacagaggaggctgaaccagcaaatgatggagatgatgcagaggatgtacccgaacgaggtgttcccggacgtgccagacccgtagtttttttttttccaaaaacttggaatgttttatttttatttgtgaaactttgaatattaattaatatgatttcaattttatattttcgaatttaaatttcaaaaattttatttttttaaaaaaataataatattttttacattccgaggaaaataattatattttttactcgatcgaacgatgcgtttttggacatatattcatcgatcgatctgtttataaaaaacgttcggaatataccgagggacatcttcctcggaatataccgagggacacctttcctcggaatataccgagggacaaggtcctcggaatataccgagggacatgttcctcggaatattccgaggaagatgtccctcggtatattccgaacgtttttttataaacggatcgatcgatggatatatgtccaaaaacgcatcgatcgatgaacttccgaggaaatatcccgacgaagttctccctcggtatattccgagaagATTTCCGACAAattagtgatcctcggaatttcctcggaaatttgtttcctcggaattccgtcggaaaatttcgagggatttccgaggaaagaagaaattccgaggaattatttccgaggacttgtttcgtcggtatgtcgtcggaataacgttattccgacgaaattccgacgattttttccctcagtatccttgctgttttcttgtagtgcttcaAAGAGGTGATGGTCCCATCTGATATTGTGGAGCATTGGTTGTTGAAGTAGCCAAGGGAGAAGGTGAAGGAGACATATAAGAGCTTGGTGATCTGACTGGTCCCGGAACTGGAGCAGCCACTGGACCCAACGAGGCCGGAAAGACGAGGATGTGAAGCTTTTGTCCTATGTCGCAGTGACCAGGAACTCCACATATGAAGTGTTGAAATCCAGGTTTGGTTAGAGTTACCGTGTCTGATCCAGTTTGGTACCTCGCTAACGGATTAGACGAGTAGCATAGCTCGAAATCATGGGGAGTGACTTCAGTGACGTCGTGGAACTCGTTGTTGTATTCGAAGACCAGTGAGTCTCCTACTTGAAAAGTTCTTGAAGAAGCCCAAGCTTGGTAATCCACACCCATCATGGTCCATCCGCTCGAGTCGCCGACTTTGTGAACCGTTCCTCCTACTCCAACCCCAATAAGTGCCACAAGAATCATAAGAGAAGTGAAGAAAAGTTTGCTATTGATCCAAGCCATAATTGATCGTTGTTTGATTCTTGATTTTTAGAGTCGAGAGAAAAGTTTGGTAGATATCTTATGGAGAAgtgattgagtttgttttgtgaaaAATCTAGTTCCCCTATACATGTGTTTATATAGAAACCGAGGATTCCAAGATAAGGAAAAATTAAGATAATCAACTATACACAATCTCAATAAAAAGGGAAATTGTTGaatatatatttggatatttttaatgATGTTTAGTTTTTTGTACTTTCTTCCCTTTTCTGTATAAAGGAAACAGATAAACAACGACCTCAaaagtgttattggtttatatattttgattgatttagaaatccatatagtatttataaatccaagtaaaatatgcaaatccggaggttttccctcggatttgagtctttgtatttttaactaaaaaatccaaacaaatctattcaaatccattataaaatcaaataaattagtaaatccgttcgattgaataacacttgatttgatacagaatttatgaatcattaaaccaataacacacgattttaatacagatttgaaaattatagaaccaataacactagatttagttcggattttcaaatccattaaaatacaacaaccaataacccctaccaaaattaaatttattttttgtttgcatacgtgataaaaaaaattcccattttttttatttttgtatagtttattatattaaaatatttcatcGGATTATCTTTTTCTTGTTCTCTTTATCCGACTTGCCTCCATTATTTTCTTTGAGTAGCGAAGTCCATATCATGGTTTAGAGATATATGAGATTataagtaattatatatattatttttcaaaaaatagtaattctattattataaaataattattcataAATACCAGTTTCATTTTAGATAACCGGTTTGGATTAAAGTTAAGAATGACTTTCTAATTTAGGTGTGGGGCGAGgattcttagagcatgattaacccggagttcttagatggggttcttagcggaagttaagaaacagtttcttaacttccgctaagaacttcactctaagaaccccgagttaatcatggtcttagtgTACTATCGAATGGTAGTCCAAATTGATGATAATGAAATTTATCAGCTTTAAAAAGAGGAAAAATAATTGCTAATTACACATATAATACGTCAAATCACATGATCACACACCTggttaaaaataagaaaaactctgattcaccaaaataaaaaattttctcTCTGAATGGTATATGAGTGAGAAGAGAtagaaagttatattttaaacatatcaTTTTATAGTTTTGAGTTTTGTTAGATTTCTTCTGCTGTCCAGATTCATTTTTCTTGAACAGTTATAGTCATATGTAGGAATACCATAAGATATTAAAGATTATTAAACAAGTGCAATGATTTTGGATTTTCACCAATATTTTTAGTTGTTTACTTttatattagtaaaaaaaaaagaaatcacattttattatttttattttcttggacAAGtgaacatttattttaaatgatctAGTAAAACTGTTTGGTCCCGGAACTGGAGCAGCCACTGGACCCAACGAGGCCGGGAAGACGAGGATGCCAAGCTTTTGTCCTATGTCGCAGTGACCAGGAACTCCGCATATGAAGTGTTGAAATCCTGGTTTGGTTAGAGTTACCGTGTCTGATCCAGTTTGGTACCTCCCTAACGGATTAGACGAGTAGCATAGCTAGAAATCATGGGGAGTGACTTCAGTGACGTCATGGAACTCGTTGTTGTATTCGAAGACCAGTGAGTCTCCTACTTGAAAAGTTCTTGAAGAAGCCCAAGCTTGGTAATCCACACCCATCATGGTCCATCCGCTCGAGTCGCCGACTTTGTGAACCGTTCCTCCTACTCCAACCCCAATAAGTGCCACAAGAATCATAAGAGAAGTGAAGAAAAGTTTGCTATTGATCCAAGCCATAATTGATCGTTGTTTGGTTCTTGATTTTTAGAGTCGAGAGAAAAGTTTGGTAGATATCTTATGGAGAAGTGAtgagtttgttttgtgaaaAATCTAGTTCCCCTATACATGTGTTTATATAGAAACGAGTTATTCTTCACCCCGCCAATAGAATTTCTTTATTTCAaatcgatatcttttaaaaaaatatatatatattttcaagttatattatatttttaaaataaaaaagtaaaaaaaacagaaaaaagaattaaaaaaaaaattttaacatcgtcagcaaaacactaaaccctaaatcctaatccctaaaccctaaaccctaatccctaaaccctaaatcctaaaccctaaactcttgggtaaacctaaacccttggataaaccctaaacccttggataaactctaaacccttgggtaaaccctaaacgcttggataaatcctaaaatctaaataataacaaaccctaaaactctaaaccctaaatcctaaaccattgagtgttttagtgtttagtgattttgatttagagtttaagatttatcctagagtttaagatttattctaaagtttagggtttagggtttaagatttaggatttagggattaggatttagggtttaatgttttgctgacgacgttaaaaatattttttgtttgtaattactacttttttttatttatttatttttaccttttaatttttaaaaaataatataatttgacaatattttgtttccttttttaaaagatatcgaatatgaaataacacaatactattggttggtgaacccaaaaataagTCTATAGAAACCGAGGATTCCAAGATAAGGAAAAATTAAGATAATCAACTATACACAATCTCAATAAAAAAGGGAAATTGttgaatatttggatatttttaatgATGTTTAGTTTTTGtactttctttccttttctgtATAAACGTATCAGATAAACAATGACCGTCTTcaatataaatttcatttttttgtttgtttatgtgataaaaaaattcccattttcttagtttttgtatagtttattatattaaaatttttcatCGGATTATCTTTTTCTTGTTCTCTTTATCTGACTTGCCTCCAGTATTTTCTTCGAGTAGCAAAGTCCATATCATGGTTTAGAGATATTTGAGATTATAAGCaattctatatattatttctaaaaaactagtaattctattattataaaataattaatcataaataCAAGTCTCATTTTAGATAACCGGTTTGGATTAAAGTTCAGAATGACTTTCTAATTTGGGTGTGGGGCGAGGATTCTTAGTGTACTATCGAATGGTAGTCTAATTTGATAATAATGCAATTCATCAGCTttaaaaagagtaaaaataaTTGCTAATTACACAAATAATACGTCAAATCACATGATCACACACCTGGTTAAAAATCAGAAGAACTCTGATTCACCAAAATGAAAATTTCTCTCTCTGAATGGTATAGGAGTGAGAAGAGAtagaaagttatattttaaacatgTCATCTTATAGTTTTGAGTTTTGTTAGATTTCTTCTGCTGTCCAAATTCATTTTTCTTGAATAGTATTAGTTATATGTAGAAATACTCCTGTTCGGAAACTCGGTAGGCGCTACGCATGCCGTTGGATTAATCGGTAATTATTCGGCGATTTGTTTTAggttatatatcatatatttttaacatgtaATGATAGTGAGGTGGAGTGGTAAAGTATCTTTACCTTAACTAAGCAATCTGACTTCGAGTACCAATGAGTGCATTTTAAGGgattttttaggttttttttaatgaaggataaaaCCGTCATTTACGTATGATCTTCCTCTTAGGTTTCTGGTTCTGCAACTCTAAAAACGCGACCGCTATCAGATTTTGACGAGTTTTATAgcaattttctttgttttctgttgtttttgccaaaacttCACAAACATAAAGTTGATTACTAGATCTACAGGttcaaataagtaaaaaatgtagtttttttctttctaaaccTGATTTTCTAAGTGCATATTTCCAATTCGCCACGGTTGCTCAACCTATAGCGATTTCTCGGCTGCTAAATCAGCTGGGCGACCGAGTTTTAGAACAGGGAGAAATACCGTAAGATATTCAAGATTGTTTACTTttatattagtaaaaaaaaaggaaatcacattttattatttttattttcttggacAAGTgcacttttattttaaatgatctAATAAAACTGTTTTTTGGGTCCAATATATAGATCAAGTGCTCACTTATTATTCCGTACTTATTCGAGTCATGAATAAGTTTAtcgtataaatatgtaatttaaatGACAACACACCACTTTCATAAATTTGATGAACCAAAACACTTTATCCTGATACTTTTTATATAATAGTATTTCTtaggttttcttttctttaacaatatttgaaaaaaaacaaaagcgcTACCTTGTAATATATGGTGATTCATACGTAACTCTtatgttctttttaaaaaatcgagCTGGATGAACAAATCGGTTGGAAGAAAAGGAGTTACAAGAAAGCAAACCAAATTCATTACAATAAATTAAAGGTATCATCAAGATTGCTATAACAAAAGATCAAAGCCAACAAGCTGAAAAAGAAACAGTGCTTCAAAGAGGTGATGGTCCCATCTGATATTGTGGAGCATTGGTTGGTGAAGTAGCCAAGGGAGAAGGTGAAGGAGACATATAAGAGCTTGGTGATCTGACTGGTCCCGGAACTGGAGCAGCCACTGGACCCAACGAGGCCGGAAAGACGAGGATGTGAAGCTTTTGTCCTATGTCGCAGTGACCAGGAACTCCACATATGAAGTGTTGAAATCCAGGTTTGGTTAGAGTTACCGTGTCTGATCCAGTTTGGTACCTCGCTAACGGATTAGACGAGTAGCATAGCTCGAAATCATGGGGAGTGACTTCAGTGACGTCGTGGAACTCGTTGTTGTATTCGAAGACCAGTGAGTCTCCTACTTGAAAAGTTCTTGAAGAAGCCCAAGCTTGGTAATCCACACCCATCATGGTCCATCCGCTCGAGTCGCCGACTTTGTGAACCGTTCCTCCTACTCCAACCCCAATAAGTGCCACAAGAATCATAAGAGAAGTGAAGAAAAGTTTGCTATTGATCCAAGCCATAATTGATCGTTGTTTGATTCTTGATTTTTAGAGTCGAGAGAAAAGTTTGGTAGATATCTTATGGAGAAgtgattgagtttgttttgtgaaaAATCTAGTTCCCCTATACATGTGTTTATATAGAAACCGAGGATTCCAAGATAAGGAAAAATTAAGATAATCAACTATACACAATCTCAATAAAAAGGGAAATTGTTGaatatatatttggatatttttaatgATGTTTAGTTTTTTGTACTTTCTTCCCTTTTCTGTATAAAGGAAACAGATAAACAACGACCTCAaaagtgttattggtttatatattttgattgatttagaaatccatatagtatttataaatccaagtaaaatatgcaaatccggaggttttccctcggatttgagtctttgtatttttaactaaaaaaatccaaacaaatctattcaaatccattataaaatcaaataaattagtaaatccgttcgattgaataacacttgatttgatacagaatttatgaatcattaaaccaataacacacgattttaatacagatttgaaaattatagaaccaataacactagatttagttcggattttcaaatccattaaaatacaacaaccaataaccctaccaaaattaattttattttttgtttgcatacgtgataaaaaaaattcccattttttttatttttgtatagtttattatattaaaatatttcatcGGATTATCTTTTTCTTGTTCTCTTTATCCGACTTGCCTCCATTATTTTCTTTGAGTAGCGAAGTCCATATCATGGTTTAGAGATATATGAGATTataagtaattatatatattatttttcaaaaaatagtaattctattattataaaataattattcataAATACCAGTTTCATTTTAGATAACCGGTTTGGATTAAAGTTAAGAATGACTTTCTAATTT
Protein-coding regions in this window:
- the LOC106434539 gene encoding mavicyanin-like — its product is MAWINSKLFFTSLMILVALIGVGVGGTVHKVGDSSGWTMMGVDYQAWASSRTFQVGDSLVFEYNNEFHDVTEVTPHDFELCYSSNPLARYQTGSDTVTLTKPGFQHFICGVPGHCDIGQKLHILVFPASLGPVAAPVPGPVRSPSSYMSPSPSPLATSTTNAPQYQMGPSPL
- the LOC106434541 gene encoding mavicyanin-like — translated: MAWINSKLFFTSLMILVALIGVGVGGTVHKVGDSSGWTMMGVDYQAWASSRTFQVGDSLVFEYNNEFHDVTEVTPHDFELCYSSNPLARYQTGSDTVTLTKPGFQHFICGVPGHCDIGQKLHILVFPASLGPVAAPVPGPVRSPSSYMSPSPSPLATSPTNAPQYQMGPSPL